Proteins encoded within one genomic window of Bacillus thuringiensis:
- the cmk gene encoding (d)CMP kinase gives MDKQISIAIDGPAAAGKSTVAKVVAKKLSYVYIDTGAMYRTITYAALEQKVDIENEEQLMEVVKNVNIEFQQGENTQLVFLNGQDVSEVIRTPEVTNRVSIVAKHRLVREEMVRRQQELAEKGGVVMDGRDIGTHVLPDAEVKIFMLASVEERAERRHLENINKGFDSNLEQLKEEIAQRDKLDSEREVSPLKKADDALELDTTSLSIEEVVQKIMGIVSGVFAK, from the coding sequence ATGGATAAACAAATTTCAATTGCTATAGATGGTCCAGCAGCTGCTGGAAAAAGTACAGTCGCGAAAGTTGTAGCGAAGAAACTTTCTTACGTTTATATTGATACAGGGGCAATGTATCGTACAATTACATATGCAGCCCTTGAGCAAAAAGTGGATATTGAAAATGAAGAGCAGTTAATGGAAGTTGTAAAGAATGTAAATATTGAGTTTCAGCAAGGAGAAAATACACAACTTGTATTTTTAAATGGACAAGATGTTTCTGAAGTAATTCGTACACCTGAGGTGACGAATCGAGTATCTATTGTGGCGAAACATCGCCTTGTTCGTGAAGAAATGGTACGTCGTCAACAAGAGCTAGCGGAAAAAGGCGGCGTTGTAATGGATGGCCGTGATATTGGTACACATGTGTTACCAGATGCTGAAGTGAAGATCTTTATGCTTGCCTCTGTTGAAGAAAGAGCAGAAAGAAGACATTTAGAAAATATAAATAAAGGTTTCGATTCTAATTTAGAGCAGTTAAAAGAAGAAATTGCTCAGCGTGATAAATTAGATTCAGAACGCGAAGTTTCTCCTCTGAAAAAAGCTGATGATGCATTGGAATTAGATACAACTTCTTTATCAATTGAAGAAGTTGTCCAAAAAATTATGGGCATTGTTTCAGGAGTGTTTGCGAAATAA
- the rpsA gene encoding 30S ribosomal protein S1: MVEKMNEEVMDSKELQVGDVVTGSVTKVEEKQVLVNVGYKTDGVIPISELANVHIEKASDVVELNQILELKIIKLEEDDLVLSKRAVDAEKAWVELQEKFTSGHVFDVTVKDIVNGGLVVDLGVRGFIPASLVEVHYVEDFTDYKGKTLAVKIVELDREKNRVILSHKAVVELELDSKKKEAISSLKEGDVVEGTVQRLTDFGAFVNVGGVDGLVHISQISHERVEQLSEVLEQGQKVKVKVLSVDADTQRISLSIKAAQPGPWENVAGEIKAGDIREGVVKRLVTFGAFVEILPGVEGLVHVSQIANRHVKNPNEALEMGQEVKVKVLEVHVAEKRISLSIKEALEENNVTEDYSQYEPNADSATFQLSDIIGEQLKKLKK, translated from the coding sequence ATGGTAGAGAAAATGAATGAAGAAGTTATGGATTCAAAAGAATTACAAGTTGGTGACGTTGTTACAGGTTCTGTAACGAAAGTTGAAGAGAAACAAGTGCTTGTAAATGTTGGATACAAAACAGATGGCGTAATTCCAATTAGTGAATTAGCTAACGTTCATATTGAAAAAGCAAGCGATGTGGTAGAATTAAATCAAATACTAGAATTAAAAATTATTAAATTAGAAGAGGATGATCTTGTCTTATCTAAACGTGCTGTTGATGCAGAAAAAGCATGGGTAGAATTACAAGAGAAATTTACTTCTGGTCATGTATTTGATGTTACTGTAAAAGATATCGTGAATGGTGGATTAGTTGTGGACCTTGGTGTTCGTGGGTTCATCCCAGCTTCACTTGTAGAAGTACATTATGTAGAAGACTTTACTGACTATAAAGGCAAAACATTAGCTGTGAAAATTGTTGAATTAGACCGCGAAAAAAACCGTGTAATTCTTTCGCATAAAGCAGTAGTAGAATTAGAACTAGATTCTAAGAAAAAAGAAGCAATTTCTTCATTAAAAGAAGGAGACGTTGTTGAAGGAACAGTGCAACGATTAACGGATTTTGGTGCTTTCGTTAACGTTGGTGGTGTGGATGGTTTAGTTCATATTTCACAAATTTCACACGAACGTGTAGAGCAACTTTCTGAAGTATTAGAGCAAGGTCAAAAGGTAAAAGTAAAGGTGTTATCAGTTGATGCTGATACACAACGTATTTCTTTATCAATTAAAGCAGCTCAACCGGGACCTTGGGAAAATGTTGCTGGAGAAATAAAAGCTGGAGATATTCGTGAAGGAGTAGTAAAACGCCTTGTTACATTCGGTGCATTCGTTGAAATTTTACCTGGTGTTGAAGGTCTTGTGCACGTATCTCAAATTGCAAATCGTCACGTGAAAAATCCAAATGAAGCATTGGAAATGGGACAAGAAGTAAAAGTGAAAGTACTTGAAGTCCATGTAGCAGAGAAACGTATTTCTTTAAGTATAAAAGAAGCGCTTGAAGAAAATAATGTAACTGAAGATTACAGTCAGTATGAACCAAATGCTGATTCTGCTACTTTCCAATTAAGTGATATTATCGGTGAACAACTGAAAAAATTAAAGAAATAA
- a CDS encoding type 2 isopentenyl-diphosphate Delta-isomerase, translating into MVRAKRKLDHIEYALSTGQSRTHGFHDIDFVHQSLPNSSYDTITCGTKIGELSLSSPIFINAMTGGGGEKTLHINEQLAYVAKHHHLAMAVGSQMAALKDESEAASFKIIRKVNPNGTFFANLGSEATIEQAKRAIDMIEANALQIHLNVIQELTMPEGDRDFTGVLQRIEKIVLKSKVPVIVKEVGFGMNKETVQQLASIGVTAIDIGGQGGTNFAAVENERRQRMLSYFNNWGIQTATSIIEATSTNNNLSFIASGGIQTALDVAKAIALGANTTAFAGYFLRILMQDGIEKLVDEIDLLHTDLKFIMTALGAKTIEELQSVPLVVKGETYHWLTQRGIDTTHYSRR; encoded by the coding sequence GTGGTAAGGGCAAAACGTAAATTAGATCATATTGAATACGCTCTTTCTACTGGTCAGTCTCGTACGCATGGCTTTCATGATATTGACTTTGTGCATCAAAGCTTGCCAAATTCAAGTTATGACACAATAACATGTGGAACAAAAATCGGCGAACTTTCACTAAGTTCGCCGATTTTTATCAATGCGATGACTGGTGGTGGAGGAGAGAAAACATTACATATTAATGAGCAATTAGCATATGTAGCGAAACATCATCATCTTGCTATGGCTGTAGGTTCGCAAATGGCAGCGTTAAAAGATGAAAGTGAGGCTGCATCTTTTAAGATTATCAGGAAGGTAAACCCAAATGGTACTTTCTTTGCTAATTTAGGTAGTGAGGCAACTATCGAACAGGCAAAGCGTGCTATTGATATGATTGAAGCGAATGCATTGCAAATTCATTTAAATGTTATACAGGAGTTAACAATGCCAGAAGGAGACCGTGACTTTACTGGTGTACTTCAACGCATTGAGAAAATTGTTTTAAAGAGTAAAGTTCCTGTCATTGTAAAAGAAGTTGGATTTGGGATGAATAAGGAAACGGTCCAACAGCTAGCGAGCATAGGTGTAACGGCAATTGATATTGGTGGACAAGGTGGTACGAATTTTGCTGCTGTTGAAAATGAAAGAAGACAGCGAATGCTTTCTTATTTTAATAACTGGGGCATACAAACAGCAACCTCGATTATTGAAGCAACCTCTACAAATAATAACCTCTCTTTTATTGCATCTGGGGGTATACAAACAGCGCTTGACGTAGCGAAAGCAATCGCATTAGGGGCGAATACAACTGCGTTTGCTGGATACTTTTTACGCATTTTAATGCAAGATGGTATCGAGAAGTTAGTGGATGAAATTGATCTATTACATACAGATTTGAAATTTATTATGACTGCTCTTGGTGCGAAGACGATAGAAGAGTTACAGTCTGTACCTCTTGTTGTAAAGGGCGAAACGTATCATTGGTTAACGCAGCGTGGTATCGATACGACGCATTATAGTAGAAGATAA
- a CDS encoding YpzI family protein — translation MGKDRQERKLRESRRVESDRDQSLQYPGATGLDTPEQARKQNQH, via the coding sequence GTCAAGAACGAAAATTAAGAGAATCACGCCGCGTTGAATCTGACCGTGACCAATCATTACAATATCCGGGTGCGACTGGGCTTGATACACCAGAGCAAGCTCGAAAACAAAATCAGCACTAA